One Halovivax ruber XH-70 genomic region harbors:
- a CDS encoding lipid II:glycine glycyltransferase FemX: MSVDIRSFDLETEPEEWNRLVDRAHRSNPFYRAEALALQATETETTVHALAGFKGEEPVGLFPAFELTKGPFAAVFSPAPQSWSCYLGPVVHSMSHLKQRKADRRLRSFVDGCLEWLEDACSPVYWKVTTAGIDDLRPFTWNGFDVSLQYTYVVDLEDSPEAVRDRFSSDARRNVQSVPDGVSVTVEGPDAIDSIVEQVATRYEKQGRPFHLEPSYVRALYDALPAGAIRPYVCRVDGEFCGGILVLESDDTRFRWQGGVKLEDVDVPVNDLLDWRIIADGIDSAATRYDLVGAGVPAINRYKAKFNPRLETHHTITSGTFGIDHLVERYEQAV; encoded by the coding sequence ATGAGTGTCGACATCAGATCGTTCGACCTCGAAACCGAGCCCGAGGAGTGGAATCGCCTCGTCGATCGCGCCCATCGATCGAACCCGTTCTACCGGGCCGAAGCACTGGCACTGCAGGCGACCGAGACGGAGACGACTGTCCACGCCCTGGCCGGGTTCAAGGGCGAGGAGCCCGTCGGGCTCTTCCCCGCGTTCGAACTGACGAAGGGGCCGTTCGCGGCGGTGTTCTCGCCGGCGCCACAGTCCTGGTCGTGCTACCTGGGCCCGGTCGTTCACTCGATGAGTCACCTGAAGCAACGCAAGGCAGACAGACGCCTGCGATCGTTCGTCGACGGCTGTCTCGAGTGGCTCGAAGACGCTTGCTCACCGGTCTACTGGAAGGTGACGACGGCAGGCATCGACGATCTGCGGCCGTTCACCTGGAACGGCTTCGACGTCTCGCTCCAGTACACCTACGTCGTCGATCTCGAGGACTCACCCGAAGCCGTCAGAGATCGATTCAGTTCGGACGCGCGTCGCAACGTCCAGTCTGTCCCCGACGGCGTCTCCGTCACCGTCGAGGGACCGGACGCGATCGACTCGATCGTCGAACAGGTCGCGACGCGGTACGAGAAACAGGGGCGCCCGTTCCACCTCGAGCCATCCTACGTGCGCGCACTGTACGACGCGCTCCCGGCGGGCGCGATCAGACCCTACGTCTGCCGGGTCGACGGCGAGTTCTGTGGCGGCATCCTCGTCCTCGAATCGGACGACACGCGCTTCCGGTGGCAGGGTGGCGTGAAACTCGAAGACGTCGACGTGCCGGTCAACGATTTGCTCGATTGGCGAATCATCGCCGACGGGATCGACTCGGCGGCGACCAGATACGACCTCGTCGGCGCCGGTGTCCCGGCCATCAACCGCTACAAGGCGAAGTTCAACCCGCGTCTCGAGACCCACCACACGATCACGTCGGGCACGTTCGGTATCGACCACCTCGTCGAACGCTACGAGCAGGCCGTGTAA
- a CDS encoding DUF7563 family protein: protein MAPKSETKWTPLEEERSTAAPNCVSCGNRVTRQFARVFGDNRDVVHACPECSTYREMKTSDFIPKAHR, encoded by the coding sequence ATGGCTCCCAAATCCGAAACGAAGTGGACCCCGCTCGAGGAAGAACGGTCGACGGCCGCACCGAACTGCGTGTCCTGTGGCAATCGCGTCACCCGGCAGTTCGCCCGGGTGTTCGGTGACAATCGAGACGTCGTCCACGCCTGTCCCGAGTGTTCGACCTACCGCGAGATGAAGACGTCCGACTTCATCCCCAAGGCACACCGCTGA